GAGGGAAGCCTGTGCATCTAAAGAATAAAAAGGTATTGATAACAGGTTCCGAGGGCTTTATTGGGAGTCATTTGGTTGAAAAATTAGTGGAATTGGAGGCTGAAGTAACTGCATTTGTGCTTTACAACTCCTTCAACAGCTGGGGCTGGTTAGATACTTTAGATGAGAAATATAAAAAGCATATTAAGGTATTTACAGGAGATGTTCGAGATGAAAATAGTATTAGAAAGGCAGTGGAGGATAAGGAGGTCGTCTTTCATCTGGCAGCATTGATTGCTATACCTTATTCTTACTATGCACCTTCTGCCTACGTAGATACAAACGTAAAGGGAACCTTAAATGTATTGCAGTCATGTAGAGACTTCAACGTAGAAAAGGTAATACACACCTCTACGAGTGAAGTCTACGGAACTGCTCAATATGTGCCTATAGATGAAAAACATTCCTTGCAAGGCCAATCCCCTTATTCTGCCAGCAAAATAGCTGCAGATATGATGGCGGAAAGCTACTATCGATCTTTCGAAACACCAGTTGCTACGATACGACCTTTTAATAC
The sequence above is drawn from the Clostridium formicaceticum genome and encodes:
- a CDS encoding NAD-dependent 4,6-dehydratase LegB yields the protein MHLKNKKVLITGSEGFIGSHLVEKLVELEAEVTAFVLYNSFNSWGWLDTLDEKYKKHIKVFTGDVRDENSIRKAVEDKEVVFHLAALIAIPYSYYAPSAYVDTNVKGTLNVLQSCRDFNVEKVIHTSTSEVYGTAQYVPIDEKHSLQGQSPYSASKIAADMMAESYYRSFETPVATIRPFNTYGPRQSARAVIPTIIAQILAGAKEIKLGSLTPTRDFNYVKDTVEGFIKVAESDRTIGRVTNIGTGKEISIGELAKKIISLTGRNVEIICEEERIRPEKSEVNRLCACNKKAMDDAGWKSQYSLDTGLIETIHWIEKNLQYFKSNIYNV